From a region of the Canis lupus dingo isolate Sandy chromosome 5, ASM325472v2, whole genome shotgun sequence genome:
- the FXYD6 gene encoding FXYD domain-containing ion transport regulator 6 isoform X1 — protein sequence MEVALIFLCSMLAPTVLASAAEQENEKDPFHYDYQTLRIGGLVFAVVLFSVGILLILSRRCKCSFNQKPRAPGDEEAQVENLITANATEPQKAEN from the exons ATGGAGGTGGCACTGATCTTTCTGTGCAGCATGCTGGCTCCCACCGTCCTGGCCAGTG cagCTGAGCAGGAGAATGAGAAGGACCCTTTCCATTATG ACTATCAGACGCTGAGGATTGGGGGCCTGGTGTTTGCCGTGGTGCTCTTCTCGGTGGGGATTCTCCTTATCCTGA gTCGCAGATGCAAGTGCAGTTTCAATCAGAAGCCCCG GGCTCCAGGGGATgaggaggcccaggtggagaacCTCATCACTGCAAATG caacgGAGCCCCAGAAAGCAGAGAACTGA
- the FXYD6 gene encoding FXYD domain-containing ion transport regulator 6 isoform X2: protein MEVALIFLCSMLAPTVLASAEQENEKDPFHYDYQTLRIGGLVFAVVLFSVGILLILSRRCKCSFNQKPRAPGDEEAQVENLITANATEPQKAEN from the exons ATGGAGGTGGCACTGATCTTTCTGTGCAGCATGCTGGCTCCCACCGTCCTGGCCAGTG CTGAGCAGGAGAATGAGAAGGACCCTTTCCATTATG ACTATCAGACGCTGAGGATTGGGGGCCTGGTGTTTGCCGTGGTGCTCTTCTCGGTGGGGATTCTCCTTATCCTGA gTCGCAGATGCAAGTGCAGTTTCAATCAGAAGCCCCG GGCTCCAGGGGATgaggaggcccaggtggagaacCTCATCACTGCAAATG caacgGAGCCCCAGAAAGCAGAGAACTGA